A segment of the Streptomyces sp. L2 genome:
GGGTCGTGGGGTGGCTCCACGCCGCCGCGAGCCAGGCCTCGTCGAGCCGGTGGTGGGCGGCGCGGTCGATGCCGCTCGGGGCGGTCAGCGAGATGGGTCGGTCGGCGGTGTGGTCGGTCCAGGTGGTCACGGGTGCTTCCAACTCCCCCAGTGGAACGGTTCGGTTCTGTACGGCGGGCGGTACGGCGGATCGTGCGGCGAAGGGCCGTCGCGGGTCAGGGGGCTGGACGCCAGTTCTCGGCGAGGTCACCCCACAGGTACGCGCTGGTCTCGACGCCTTTGAGGAGGAGGTCCAGCTCGACCTTCTCGTTCGGCGCGTGCCAGCCGTCGGACGGTACGGAGATGCCCAGGAAGAGGACGGGCGCGCCGAGGACCTCCTGGAGGTCGGCGGCCGGCCCGGAGCCGCCCTCGCGCGTGAAGCGGACCGGGCTCTCGAAGGCGCGGCCCATGGCCCGGGCCACGGACCGCAGCGCGGGGTGGTCCAGCGGGGTCAGGCAGGGGCGGGTGGCGGAGCCGAAGTCGATCTCGTGCCGGATTCCGGCGGGCACCTGCTCGGCGGCCCAGGCGCGGACGGCCTTCTCGATGTGCCCGGGGTCCTGGCCGGCGACCAGCCGGAAGGACAGCTTCACGAACGCCGAGGACGGGATGATCGTCTTGCTGCCCGGCCCCTGATAGCCGCTGCCGATGCCGTTGACCTCGGCGGTCGGGCGGGCCCAGATGCGCTCCAGGGTGGTGTGACCGGCCTCGCCGTGGGCGGCGTACGACTTGGCGGTGCGCAGCCAGCGCGCCTCGTCGAAGGGCAGTTCGGCGAAGAGTTCGCGTTCGCGGTCGGTCAGCTCGACGATGCCGTCGTAGAAGCCGGGGACGGCCACGCGCGCGTGCTCGTCGTGCAGGGCTGCGACCAGGCGGGCGGCGGCGTCGGCCGGGTTGGGCACAGCGCCGCCGAAGGAACCGGAGTGGATGTCCTGGTCGGGGCCGTACAGCCGGATCTCGCACTCGGCGAGACCGCGCATGCCGGTGCAGACGGTAGGGGTGTCCTCGGCCCACATGCCGGTGTCGGAGACGATCACGGCGTCGGCGGCGAGCCGGCCGGCCCGCTCCTCGACGAGGGCGCGGAAGTGCGGGGAGCCGGACTCCTCCTCGCCCTCGACGAGCAGCTTCAGGTTGACGGCGGGGGCGACGCGACCGGTGGCGGCGAGGTGGGCGCGGACCCCGAGGGTGTGGAAGAAGACCTGGCCCTTGTCGTCGGCCGCCCCGCGCGCGTAGAGGCGGTTCTCGCGGACGACCGGTTCGAAGGGGTCGCTGTCCCAGCCGTCCTCGCGGGCGGCGGGCTGCACGTCGTGGTGGCCGTAGACGAGGACGGTGGGGGCCTGCGGGTCGCCCGCGGGCCACTCGGCGAAGACGGCCGGGGCGCCGGGCGTCTCCCAGACCTCGGCGGTGGGGAAGCCGGTCTCCTTGAGCCGGGCGGCGAGCCAGTCGGCGCTGCGCCGCACGTCGGGCCCGTGGTCGGGCTGGGCCGACACGGAGGGGATGCGCAGCCACGCGGCGAGGTCGTCGAGGAAGGCGGCGCGGTGCTGCTCGATGTACGTACGGACGGCGCTGACGGCACTGTCAACGGGATGGCTCATGCTCACGAGCCTATCGGCCCCCGCGGACATCCCGGACGGGCGGTTCGTCACACTTGGGTTCCCTCGCGTACCGCTTCGGTGTCCTCGGTGAGCAGCCGCTCCAGGGCGGCCCGGTCCGGCAGCCCCTCGGGACGTACGACCTCGCCGCTGCGCACGTACAGGAACGCCGCCGTCACCGACTCGGGCGGCACGCCCTGCTGCTCGGCCCAGGCCAGCCGGTACACGGCGAGCTGGAGCGGGTCGGCGCTGTGGGCGCGGCCGGTCTTCCAGTCGACGATCTCGTACGTCACCCCGTCCTGGTCCTCGTGCCGGTAGACGGCGTCGATACGGCCCCGGACGACGCGTCCGGCGAGGGAGAACTGGAAGGGCACCTCGACCCGGTACGGGGTCCGGCGGGCGTACTCGGTGCGTTCGAACGCCTCCTTGAGGGCCTCCAGATCGCGTTCGTCGGCGATCTCGGCGTCGCTTCCGGGCAGCTCGTCCGGTTCCAGCAGGGGCAGGGTCAGCTCCTCGAAGCGGGTTTCGAGCCAGGCGTGGAACCGGGTGCCCCGGCGTGCGGCGGCCTGCGGGGGGCGCGGCATGGGACGCGCGAGTTCCTGCGCGAGCCCGTCCGGGTCCTCGGCGAGACGCAGCAGCTGGGAGGCGGTCAGGGTGGCGGGCAGGGGTACGTCCGTGACGGCCTGGCGGGAGCGGATCAGCTCTCCGGCGAGTGCGTCGAGGTCGCGGTCCCACGAGGCGATCGCACGGGCTTCCTCGGGGGTGAGGGGCGGCGGCGCGTGGCGTTCGTGGTCGCCGGGGCGGGGCCGCGCGGGCGTCTCCGGGGCGGGGGCAGTCGCCTGGTGGGGGACCGCGGGGCGGTCGGTGGTCCAGGAGTCCCAGTCGGCGGATTCGTCGGGTGCGTACGCGGCCTCGTCGTACGGCTCCTCGTACGGCTCCTCGTCGTCCGGTGGCGGGGGCCAGTCCGGGTCGTCGTAGGCCCCGGGGTCGTCGGGGCCGGCCGGCGGGTGGCCGTCGCCCTGGAGGGTGAGGGCGTCGAGGCGGGCGAGGACCGTCTCGGCGGCCGCGCGGCGGCGGGCCAGGGCGGTGTCGTCCAGCGGCAGGGGCCAAGCGTGCTCGGCGCCGGCCGTGTTCAGGGCCGGGTTCTCCTCGTCCTCGGCGGGCTCGTCCGCCCACGCCTCGATCTCGCCGTAGCCAGCGGCGCAGTGCTCGTACAGGGCGTGCAGGAAGCCGGAAGGCCCGCGCGGCTTCTTCTGGCTGGGGCCCCACCAGTGGCCGGAGCCGAGGAGGAGGGAGCGGGGGCGGGTGAAGGTGACGTAGCCGAGGCGGAGTTCCTCGGTGTGCTGGTGCTCCTTCATGGCCTCGTGGAAGGCCTTCATGCCGCGGGAGTCCCAGGACGTGACGTCGGGCAGGGTGGCGCTGTCGCCGCGCAGGGCGTGCGGCAGCACCTTGGCCTGCGCGGTCCACTTCTCGCGGCCCTTGCCGCTGGGGAACGTGCCGTCGACCAGCCCGGGGACGGCGACGACGTCCCACTCCAGGCCCTTGGCCTTGTGCGCGGTGAGCACCTTGACCGTGTTCTCGCCGCCGGGCAGGGCGTTGTCGAGGCCCTTCTCGTACTGGGCGGCGGTCCGCAGGAAGCCGAGGAAGGCCAGCAGGGTGGCCTCGTTGTCGCCGGCGGCGAAGGAGGCGGCGACGTCCAGGAAGTTCGACAGGGTCTCGCGGCGGCGGGCGGCCAGCGCGTGCGGGGACGCCGACAGTTCCACCTCCAGGCCGGTGACGGCGAGGACGCGGTGCAGGACGTCCATCAGCGGGTCGGACAGGGAGCGGCGCAGGTCGCGCAGTTCGGCGGCGAGACGGGCGAAGCGCACGCGCGCGTCCGGGGAGAACGGCAGCCCGTCGTCGTCCCCGCTCCCGTCGAGCGGTGTCTCCAGGAACGTGTCGAGGGCGTCCGCGAGCGAGATCACCTCCGCCGGGTCGACTCCTTCGACGGCCTCGGCGAGCCGGCGGTCGGGGTCGTCGGCGTCGCCCACGCGCGCGTGGGCGACGAGCAGGCGGGCCCGGCGGCCGAGCAGGGCGAGGTCGCGGGGCCCGATGCGCCAGCGCGGGCCGGTCAGCAGGCGGACCAGCGAGGCGTTGGCGCCTGGGTCCTGGAGGACCTCGCAGACGGCGACGAGGTCGGCGACCTCGGGCAGGTGCAGCAGCCCGGAGAGGCCGACCACCTCGACGGGGACGTCACGGGCGACGAGGGCGCCCTGGATCTCGGCGAAGTCGGTGGCCGTCCGGCACAGGACGGCGATCTCGCCGGGGGCCGTCCCGGTGCGCACCAGGTGGGCGATGGAGTCGGCGGTCCAGTCGATCTCCTCGCCGTGGGTGCGCAGCAGCGCGCAGCGGACCGTGCCGTCGTGCCCGGCGCCCGGGGCGGGGCGCAGGGCCTCCACGCCCGCGTGCAGGGCGCGCAGCGGCTCGGCGAGACCGTTGGCGAGGTCGAGCAGCCGGCCGCCGCTGCGGCGGTTCTCGCTGAGCGCCTGCCGGGTGGCGGGGCGGCCGTCGGCGTGGGCGAAGTGTTCGGGGAAGTCGTCCAGATTGGCGACGGAGGCGCCGCGCCAGCCGTAGATGGCCTGGCAGGGGTCGCCGACGGCGGTCACCGGGTGGCCGGTGCCGTCGCCGAAGAGGCCGGCCAGGAGGACCCGCTGGGCGACGGAGGTGTCCTGGTACTCGTCCAGGAGGACGACGTGGAACTCCGCGCGGAGCAGGCGGCCGACCTCGGGGACGCGGGCGAGGGCGGCGGACAGGGCGATCTGGTCGCCGAAGTCGAGCAGGTCCCGCTCGCGTTTGGCGGCCCGGTAGCGCAGGACGAGGTCGGCGAGTTCGCCGCGGGCGGTGGCCGTGTCGGGCACCTTGCGCAGGTCCGCGTTGCTGAGCTTGGCGCCCTCCAGGGTGTGCAGCAGGCCGGTGTCCCAGGCCCGCAGGTCCTCGGGGCGTACGAGGTGTTCGGCGAGTTCGGCGTCGAGGGCGAGGAGATCGCTGACGAGGTCGGCGAAGGAGCGGGTCAGCGCCGGATAGGGGCCGGGTGCCTCACGCAGCACGCGCGCGGCGAGTTGGTAGCGGGTGGCGTCGGCCAGCAGGCGGGAGGCGGGCTCCAGGCCGATGCGCAGGCCGTGGTCGGTCAGCAGCCGGCCGGCGAACGCGTGGTAGGTCGAGATGACCGGT
Coding sequences within it:
- a CDS encoding UvrD-helicase domain-containing protein, whose protein sequence is MPARITDPEQLKELLGIPFTPEQMACVTAPPAPQVIVAGAGSGKTTVMAARVVWLVGTGQVAPEQVLGLTFTNKAAGELADRVRKALIKASVTDPDVIDPDNPPGEPVISTYHAFAGRLLTDHGLRIGLEPASRLLADATRYQLAARVLREAPGPYPALTRSFADLVSDLLALDAELAEHLVRPEDLRAWDTGLLHTLEGAKLSNADLRKVPDTATARGELADLVLRYRAAKRERDLLDFGDQIALSAALARVPEVGRLLRAEFHVVLLDEYQDTSVAQRVLLAGLFGDGTGHPVTAVGDPCQAIYGWRGASVANLDDFPEHFAHADGRPATRQALSENRRSGGRLLDLANGLAEPLRALHAGVEALRPAPGAGHDGTVRCALLRTHGEEIDWTADSIAHLVRTGTAPGEIAVLCRTATDFAEIQGALVARDVPVEVVGLSGLLHLPEVADLVAVCEVLQDPGANASLVRLLTGPRWRIGPRDLALLGRRARLLVAHARVGDADDPDRRLAEAVEGVDPAEVISLADALDTFLETPLDGSGDDDGLPFSPDARVRFARLAAELRDLRRSLSDPLMDVLHRVLAVTGLEVELSASPHALAARRRETLSNFLDVAASFAAGDNEATLLAFLGFLRTAAQYEKGLDNALPGGENTVKVLTAHKAKGLEWDVVAVPGLVDGTFPSGKGREKWTAQAKVLPHALRGDSATLPDVTSWDSRGMKAFHEAMKEHQHTEELRLGYVTFTRPRSLLLGSGHWWGPSQKKPRGPSGFLHALYEHCAAGYGEIEAWADEPAEDEENPALNTAGAEHAWPLPLDDTALARRRAAAETVLARLDALTLQGDGHPPAGPDDPGAYDDPDWPPPPDDEEPYEEPYDEAAYAPDESADWDSWTTDRPAVPHQATAPAPETPARPRPGDHERHAPPPLTPEEARAIASWDRDLDALAGELIRSRQAVTDVPLPATLTASQLLRLAEDPDGLAQELARPMPRPPQAAARRGTRFHAWLETRFEELTLPLLEPDELPGSDAEIADERDLEALKEAFERTEYARRTPYRVEVPFQFSLAGRVVRGRIDAVYRHEDQDGVTYEIVDWKTGRAHSADPLQLAVYRLAWAEQQGVPPESVTAAFLYVRSGEVVRPEGLPDRAALERLLTEDTEAVREGTQV
- a CDS encoding dipeptidase; this encodes MSHPVDSAVSAVRTYIEQHRAAFLDDLAAWLRIPSVSAQPDHGPDVRRSADWLAARLKETGFPTAEVWETPGAPAVFAEWPAGDPQAPTVLVYGHHDVQPAAREDGWDSDPFEPVVRENRLYARGAADDKGQVFFHTLGVRAHLAATGRVAPAVNLKLLVEGEEESGSPHFRALVEERAGRLAADAVIVSDTGMWAEDTPTVCTGMRGLAECEIRLYGPDQDIHSGSFGGAVPNPADAAARLVAALHDEHARVAVPGFYDGIVELTDRERELFAELPFDEARWLRTAKSYAAHGEAGHTTLERIWARPTAEVNGIGSGYQGPGSKTIIPSSAFVKLSFRLVAGQDPGHIEKAVRAWAAEQVPAGIRHEIDFGSATRPCLTPLDHPALRSVARAMGRAFESPVRFTREGGSGPAADLQEVLGAPVLFLGISVPSDGWHAPNEKVELDLLLKGVETSAYLWGDLAENWRPAP